The following proteins come from a genomic window of Yinghuangia sp. ASG 101:
- the infB gene encoding translation initiation factor IF-2 translates to MAKVRVYELAKEFGVESKVVMAKLQELGEFVRSASSTIEAPVVRKLTDAFKKDGGPSARPAARKPAAPSAPASAQGPASAAAPSPAARPGPRPAGGSPTPGPRPPAGPRPGADAPAPGARPPAAPRPGAQPGPGQRPGGAPTPGARPGPRPAAASGPAQGAGAARPGQSGASGPRPGARPGAPGGGAARPGQPGPRPGGQPGQGSRSGGPGAPGPRPSSPRPAGPRPGNNPFTSGSTGMPRPQSPGGGPRPSGPGGMPPRPQAPGAGAPRPGGSGGPGGPRPGGSAGPGGPRPNPGMMPNRPAPGPRPGGAPGRSGGPGGRPGGGGGAGRPGGGFAGRPAGPGGGGRPGGPGGGGGAGRPGGGGFAGRPGGGRGGPGGRGGTQGAFGRPGGRPGRARKSKRQRRQEFDNMQAPAIGGVQAPRGNGSVIRLSRGASLTDFADKIGAIPGALVTIMFHLGKMLTATQSVSDEDLKDLGVELDWDVQIVSPEEEDRELLESFDLEWGEDEGDEEDLRPRPPVVTVMGHVDHGKTRLLDAIRKTNVVAGEAGGITQHIGAYQVATEVNGDERKITLIDTPGHEAFTAMRARGAKSTDIAILVVAADDGVKPQTIEALNHAQAADVPIVVAVNKIDKEGADPTKVRGQLTEYGLVAEEYGGETMFVDISAKQGLGIDELLEAVILTADAALELKANPSQEAQGIAIEAHLDKGRGSVATVLVQRGTLRVGDALVIGESYGRVRAMLDENGNQVAEAGPARPVQVLGLTTVPGAGDNFLVVEEERTARQVAEKRAAANRNALLARRNKRVSLEDLDRALKEGQIQQLNLILKGDVSGSVEALEDALLNLEVGDDVELRIIDRGVGAITESNVTLAVASEAIIIGFNVRPEGRARTMAEREGVDVRYYSVIYQAIEEIEAALKGMLKPEYEEVQLGTAEIRAVFRSSKLGNIAGCMVTSGQIRRNAKARLIRDGVVVAENLGIDGLRREKDDVTEVREGFECGINLGSFNDIKVDDRIETFEIREKPRV, encoded by the coding sequence GTGGCAAAGGTCCGGGTATACGAGCTCGCCAAGGAGTTCGGAGTCGAGAGCAAGGTCGTCATGGCCAAGCTCCAGGAACTCGGTGAGTTCGTCCGGTCGGCGTCCTCGACAATCGAGGCACCGGTCGTACGCAAATTGACTGACGCATTCAAGAAGGACGGCGGACCTTCCGCGCGTCCTGCGGCGCGCAAGCCCGCGGCCCCTTCGGCCCCGGCTTCCGCGCAGGGTCCGGCATCCGCCGCGGCCCCCTCTCCCGCCGCTCGCCCGGGCCCGCGCCCGGCCGGCGGTTCTCCCACTCCCGGCCCGCGCCCGCCCGCGGGTCCGCGTCCGGGTGCCGACGCCCCGGCGCCCGGTGCCCGCCCGCCCGCGGCGCCGCGCCCCGGCGCGCAGCCGGGTCCCGGGCAGCGTCCCGGCGGTGCGCCGACTCCCGGTGCCCGCCCCGGTCCGCGTCCCGCGGCTGCGTCCGGCCCCGCGCAGGGTGCCGGCGCCGCGCGTCCCGGGCAGTCCGGTGCGTCCGGGCCTCGCCCCGGAGCCCGTCCCGGTGCCCCCGGCGGCGGTGCGGCACGTCCGGGTCAGCCGGGCCCGCGTCCCGGCGGCCAGCCCGGACAGGGCTCGCGCTCCGGTGGCCCCGGTGCCCCGGGTCCGCGCCCGTCGTCCCCGCGTCCCGCGGGTCCGCGTCCGGGCAACAACCCCTTCACCTCGGGCAGCACGGGCATGCCCCGGCCGCAGTCTCCCGGCGGCGGTCCGCGTCCGTCCGGTCCCGGCGGCATGCCGCCGCGTCCGCAGGCGCCCGGTGCCGGTGCGCCGCGTCCCGGCGGCAGCGGTGGTCCCGGCGGTCCGCGTCCGGGGGGTTCGGCCGGTCCCGGCGGGCCGCGCCCCAACCCGGGCATGATGCCCAACCGGCCCGCTCCGGGCCCGCGTCCGGGCGGTGCCCCGGGCCGCTCCGGCGGTCCCGGCGGCCGTCCCGGTGGGGGCGGCGGCGCGGGTCGTCCCGGCGGCGGTTTCGCGGGTCGTCCGGCGGGTCCGGGCGGCGGCGGCCGTCCCGGCGGTCCCGGGGGCGGCGGCGGTGCCGGTCGTCCCGGGGGCGGCGGTTTCGCGGGTCGTCCCGGCGGCGGTCGCGGTGGCCCCGGTGGTCGCGGCGGCACGCAGGGCGCGTTCGGGCGTCCGGGCGGTCGTCCCGGACGCGCGCGCAAGTCGAAGCGCCAGCGTCGCCAAGAGTTCGACAACATGCAGGCCCCCGCGATCGGCGGCGTGCAGGCTCCCCGCGGCAACGGCAGCGTCATCCGCCTTTCGCGCGGTGCGTCGCTCACCGACTTCGCGGACAAGATCGGCGCCATCCCCGGCGCGCTCGTCACGATCATGTTCCACCTGGGCAAGATGCTGACGGCGACGCAGTCCGTCTCCGACGAGGACCTCAAGGACCTCGGTGTGGAGCTGGACTGGGACGTCCAGATCGTCAGCCCGGAGGAAGAGGACCGCGAGCTCCTCGAATCCTTCGACCTGGAATGGGGCGAGGACGAGGGCGACGAGGAGGACCTGCGTCCGCGTCCGCCGGTCGTGACCGTCATGGGCCACGTCGACCACGGCAAGACGCGCCTGCTCGACGCGATCCGCAAGACCAACGTGGTCGCGGGCGAGGCGGGCGGCATCACGCAGCACATCGGTGCGTACCAGGTGGCGACCGAGGTCAACGGCGACGAGCGCAAGATCACGCTCATCGACACGCCGGGCCACGAGGCGTTCACCGCGATGCGTGCCCGCGGTGCGAAGTCGACGGACATCGCGATCCTCGTGGTCGCGGCGGACGACGGCGTCAAGCCGCAGACGATCGAGGCCCTCAACCACGCCCAGGCGGCCGACGTGCCGATCGTCGTGGCGGTCAACAAGATCGACAAGGAAGGCGCCGACCCGACCAAGGTGCGCGGTCAGCTGACCGAGTACGGCCTGGTCGCGGAGGAGTACGGCGGCGAGACGATGTTCGTCGACATCTCCGCCAAGCAGGGGCTCGGCATCGACGAGCTGCTGGAGGCGGTCATCCTGACCGCGGACGCGGCTCTGGAGCTGAAGGCGAACCCGAGCCAGGAGGCCCAGGGCATCGCGATCGAGGCGCACCTCGACAAGGGCCGCGGCTCCGTCGCGACCGTCCTGGTGCAGCGCGGCACCCTGCGCGTCGGCGACGCGCTCGTCATCGGCGAGTCGTACGGCCGTGTCCGCGCGATGCTCGACGAGAACGGCAACCAGGTCGCCGAGGCGGGCCCCGCCCGTCCGGTGCAGGTGCTCGGCCTCACCACGGTGCCCGGCGCCGGTGACAACTTCCTCGTGGTCGAGGAGGAGCGCACCGCACGCCAGGTCGCCGAGAAGCGCGCCGCGGCGAACCGCAACGCGCTGCTGGCCCGTCGCAACAAGAGGGTGTCGCTGGAGGACCTGGACCGGGCCCTCAAGGAAGGCCAGATCCAGCAGCTCAACCTCATCCTCAAGGGCGACGTCTCCGGTTCGGTCGAGGCCCTGGAGGACGCGCTCCTCAACCTGGAGGTCGGCGACGACGTCGAGCTGCGGATCATCGACCGCGGCGTCGGTGCGATCACCGAGTCCAACGTCACCCTGGCGGTGGCCTCGGAAGCGATCATCATCGGCTTCAACGTCCGGCCGGAGGGCCGGGCGCGGACGATGGCCGAGCGCGAGGGCGTGGACGTCCGGTACTACTCGGTGATCTACCAGGCCATCGAGGAGATCGAGGCCGCGCTCAAGGGCATGCTCAAGCCCGAGTACGAAGAGGTCCAGCTCGGCACGGCGGAGATCCGCGCGGTCTTCCGCTCGTCCAAGCTGGGCAACATCGCGGGTTGTATGGTCACCTCCGGCCAGATCCGGCGCAACGCGAAGGCCCGGCTCATCCGCGACGGCGTGGTCGTCGCGGAGAACCTCGGGATCGACGGCCTGCGCCGCGAGAAGGACGACGTCACCGAGGTCCGCGAGGGCTTCGAGTGCGGTATCAACCTCGGGTCGTTCAACGACATCAAGGTGGACGACCGCATCGAGACGTTCGAGATCCGCGAGAAGCCGCGCGTCTGA
- a CDS encoding DUF503 domain-containing protein, translating into MFVGTITLDLLFGDVHSLKEKRSLLRPILADLQRKNAVAASEVEYQDLHRRSRIGIAVVSATVERCADVLDDCERQVAGRPEIQLLSARRRVFGEDD; encoded by the coding sequence GTGTTCGTAGGAACGATCACCCTCGACCTGCTCTTCGGCGACGTCCACTCGTTGAAGGAGAAACGGTCGCTGCTTCGGCCGATACTCGCGGACCTCCAGCGAAAGAATGCCGTTGCCGCATCGGAGGTCGAGTATCAGGATCTACACCGGCGCAGCCGGATCGGCATCGCGGTGGTCTCCGCGACCGTCGAGCGGTGCGCCGACGTGCTGGATGACTGCGAGCGGCAGGTCGCCGGGCGACCCGAGATCCAGTTGCTCTCCGCACGACGCCGGGTGTTCGGCGAAGACGACTGA
- the rbfA gene encoding 30S ribosome-binding factor RbfA has protein sequence MTDTARARKLADRIKVVVAETLDRRIKDPRLGFVTITDARVTGDLREATVFYTVFGDETEREASAAALESAKGILRSEVGRQTGVRYTPTLAFVADAVPDTARHIDELLAKAQEADAAVRFTAAGASFAGDADPYRTSGEDDLDAEGGGDSTKEDEQR, from the coding sequence GTGACCGACACCGCGCGGGCGCGCAAACTGGCGGACCGTATCAAGGTCGTGGTCGCCGAGACACTGGACCGGCGGATCAAGGACCCCCGCCTGGGCTTCGTCACCATCACGGACGCCCGGGTGACCGGCGACCTGCGGGAAGCCACGGTGTTCTACACGGTCTTCGGCGACGAGACCGAGCGGGAGGCCAGTGCGGCGGCACTGGAGAGTGCCAAGGGCATCCTCCGCAGTGAGGTCGGACGCCAGACAGGCGTGCGTTACACGCCTACGCTGGCGTTCGTGGCCGATGCCGTCCCGGACACCGCACGCCACATCGACGAACTGCTGGCCAAGGCACAGGAGGCCGACGCGGCGGTACGCTTCACCGCCGCGGGAGCCAGCTTTGCCGGCGACGCGGACCCGTACCGCACCTCGGGCGAGGACGACCTCGACGCGGAAGGCGGCGGGGACTCCACGAAGGAGGACGAGCAGCGTTGA
- a CDS encoding DHH family phosphoesterase: MNPTVSAAGIPGPPKAMEERGAPAPPSALPTGPPTPPGESDWDDVVALVGTASRIDLFAHVNPDGDALGSALAVGLALRDLGRDVHVSYGDDPLVVPASLAFLPGQDLLVPPAEVPDAPELVLVFDAAGSARLGLLEAKAKAAGALVVVDHHASNTRFGTHHLIDVRAPATAVLAEELVRRVGGALTADVATALYTGLVTDTGSFKYAATTPATHAMAARLLETGIRHDLISRAIWDTCRFGYLKVLAGALAAARLDPAAARGLGLVWTAVSREDRQAHGIRLDEIEGVIDVVRKSTEAEVALVLKQDDAGRTQVSARSKGRVDLGRVCSALGGGGHAFAAGYTASDEPPEAVVARFRALLDDAVTDAPAADPMPT, from the coding sequence TTGAACCCCACGGTGTCGGCGGCCGGAATCCCGGGCCCCCCGAAGGCGATGGAAGAGCGCGGCGCCCCGGCGCCGCCGTCCGCCCTGCCCACGGGGCCGCCGACACCGCCGGGCGAAAGCGACTGGGACGACGTGGTCGCCTTGGTCGGCACGGCCTCGCGCATCGACCTGTTCGCCCACGTCAACCCGGACGGCGACGCACTCGGCTCGGCACTCGCGGTCGGCCTCGCGCTGCGGGACCTCGGCCGCGACGTGCACGTGTCGTACGGTGACGACCCCCTGGTCGTCCCCGCGTCGCTGGCCTTCCTGCCGGGCCAAGACCTCCTCGTGCCGCCCGCCGAGGTCCCGGACGCGCCGGAGCTGGTCCTGGTCTTCGACGCCGCCGGGAGCGCGCGCCTCGGACTGCTGGAGGCCAAGGCGAAGGCGGCCGGCGCGCTGGTGGTGGTCGACCACCACGCGTCCAACACCCGCTTCGGCACGCACCACTTGATCGATGTCCGGGCACCGGCGACGGCGGTGCTCGCGGAGGAACTGGTCCGCCGTGTCGGCGGCGCGCTGACCGCCGACGTCGCGACCGCCCTGTACACCGGTCTGGTCACCGACACGGGATCGTTCAAGTACGCGGCCACCACCCCCGCCACGCACGCGATGGCCGCACGGCTGCTGGAGACCGGGATCCGGCACGACCTCATCTCCCGCGCGATCTGGGACACCTGCCGCTTCGGCTACCTCAAGGTGCTCGCCGGCGCGCTCGCCGCCGCGCGGCTCGATCCGGCCGCCGCGCGCGGCCTCGGGCTGGTGTGGACGGCCGTGTCACGCGAGGACCGGCAGGCGCACGGCATCCGCCTGGACGAGATCGAGGGCGTCATCGACGTGGTGCGCAAAAGCACCGAGGCCGAGGTCGCGCTCGTGCTCAAGCAGGACGACGCGGGGCGCACGCAGGTCTCGGCGCGTTCCAAGGGGCGCGTCGACCTCGGGCGCGTGTGCTCGGCGCTCGGCGGCGGCGGACACGCCTTCGCGGCCGGCTACACCGCCTCCGATGAGCCCCCCGAGGCGGTCGTCGCCCGATTCCGCGCGCTGCTCGACGACGCCGTGACCGACGCTCCGGCCGCCGACCCCATGCCCACCTGA
- the truB gene encoding tRNA pseudouridine(55) synthase TruB yields the protein MSKPRRTGPPPPDGLVVVDKPAGFTSHDVVGRMRRIAGTRRVGHAGTLDPMATGVLVLGIEKATRLLGHLALTEKTYEATMRLGQATITDDAEGEVTDTVSAAAVTRDAIDAGIAELSGDIMQVPSKVSAIKVDGKRSYARVRGGEEVELAARPVTVSRFDVHDVRRHPGPDGAPDGLVDIDATVSCSSGTYIRALARDLGARLGVGGHLTMLRRTAVGPYTLDSARTLEDLAESFSVLPIADAAAAAFPRRDVTADEARVVSHGGRLGSEGGGPGPIAVFGPDGAFLALVEESRGQAKPVAVFVG from the coding sequence ATGAGCAAGCCCCGCCGTACCGGACCCCCGCCGCCCGACGGCCTCGTCGTCGTCGACAAGCCCGCGGGGTTCACCTCGCACGACGTGGTCGGCCGCATGCGCCGCATCGCCGGGACGCGGCGCGTCGGCCACGCGGGGACGCTCGACCCGATGGCCACCGGTGTCCTCGTCCTCGGCATCGAGAAGGCCACGCGGCTGCTCGGCCACCTCGCACTGACCGAGAAGACCTACGAGGCGACGATGCGTCTCGGCCAGGCGACGATCACCGACGACGCGGAAGGCGAGGTGACGGACACGGTGTCCGCGGCGGCCGTCACGCGCGACGCGATCGACGCCGGAATCGCCGAGCTGAGCGGCGACATCATGCAGGTGCCGTCGAAGGTGTCGGCGATCAAGGTGGACGGCAAGCGGTCGTACGCGCGCGTGCGCGGCGGCGAGGAAGTCGAGCTGGCCGCCCGCCCCGTGACGGTCTCGCGCTTCGACGTGCACGACGTGCGCCGGCACCCCGGTCCGGACGGCGCCCCGGACGGGCTGGTCGACATCGACGCCACCGTCAGTTGCTCGTCCGGCACCTATATCCGCGCCCTCGCGCGCGACCTCGGCGCCCGGCTCGGCGTCGGCGGGCACCTGACGATGCTGCGCCGCACGGCCGTCGGCCCCTACACACTCGACTCCGCGCGCACGCTGGAGGATCTGGCGGAGTCGTTCTCGGTGCTCCCGATCGCCGACGCCGCAGCCGCCGCGTTCCCGCGCCGCGACGTCACCGCCGACGAGGCGCGCGTCGTCTCGCACGGCGGGCGCCTCGGCTCCGAGGGAGGCGGACCCGGCCCGATCGCCGTCTTCGGTCCCGACGGGGCGTTCCTCGCCCTCGTCGAGGAGAGCCGGGGGCAGGCGAAGCCCGTCGCGGTGTTCGTCGGCTGA